The nucleotide sequence GTCCATGTGGGAGCGCCGGATTCCAACATGAATTCGGCCCGAAGTTGACCATCCGGGCTGGTGACTTCGATTGCCTGACCCAGGCTGGAAACAAGGCAGAGGCACAGAATGCAACAGCCGGTCGCGAGCGATCTCATGGTATGCAACTTCGGATCAAGATTCCAACAAGACATCCGTTTGGGAAACGGACATTCCTATCGTCAAATTTTGTGAGCGGGTGGGAAGCGACGTGTTCCAGCGATGGTCGCCGCGAAGCGTCCACTGGCATTCTATCGGTGACCGATTCACATGCTGACAAACCCACTGCGATCCGATGGATCTGCGTCAATCCGCCCGACCGTCCAGAGCCCGTACCATACTTTCAAAAATCGAAAGGTCGGGATTGGTGTTTTGGCCAAACGACTGCAACTCGGGGATGGCGAGCATCAAGTCCTCCAAACGCTGCTGCGCCGATTTCGGTTGGTCGACGTGTGCCGTGTAGATTTCGGCCAGTCCTTCTTCCAAGCGAGGCTGTAGGAAGGTCAGTGTGCGGACGTATTCCGCATTGTTGGAGTCTTGATATCGGTGGTCGACTTCGCGGAAGAGGCGATCCAGATGGTAGGCGATCCGGGCGTACGCATTGTCGTCGATCTCTTTCATCGCCTTTGCCACATCCTGCAGCGACAGGCCATCGCTGGAATACCAACTGAAACTGGGATGTGTCAGGGTTTCCGCCATGAAATCCGTTGGCATCTCCAACCTGCCTTCACGCTGCAGTTCGACTGCGGCGGCAAACAATTCTCGGGGCATCAGCCAGTCGGGAGCGGTTAGGCTGGTTTGCGTTTGCATCCCTCCGCCTCCGCCTCCGAAACCGCCGAAGCCGAACGGGTTTTCATAGGACCAACGCGTTGTGTTCGTTTTGGGATCAAGCTTGCGCCGCTGGAATTCGGCGATCGATTCCCCGGAACGCTCGATCACATAGTCTGCGATCCATGTGGGAGGTTCGATGTGTGGTCCTGCTTGGCCCGTGATTTGTACGGCGGTTTCCCAGGCGTGGTGGCGCGCGTCATAGGCTTGGTCGATTGTCGTATACGAGACGCGACTTTGACGATTGCTTTGCGAAGCGATGGGCTGTAGATCGTTGGACGCTTCGCCAAGTACTCGCAAAAGGCCTTCCACTTGCGGTCTTCCCTGGTCCGTTTCGCCAAGTTGACTGAGGTAGGCCGCGGCCGAATCTTGGCGTTCCGGGTAACGCGTGTTGACATACACGCCGGTGACGAAGTGCTTGAGGAGCAGAATTGCAGCGATCTTGGCTTTTTCGTCTCCTTCGGCCAGCGATTCTTCCAGTGCAGCGAGGCCGGGCGATGGAAGGTAATGGGGAAACGTTTGGGTGAGATAGCCCATGAATCTTGAGGACGGCGAAGGGAGGCCACCAATCAGGTTCACGTTGCCGGTTTGATCGGGATTGTCCTCGATCAATAGCGATCCATGTTCGTTGGCCATTTGCAGCGTGACTCTTGCCGCTTCGGCACGTTTCGGCGTGTCGCGTGAAAGCAATTCGACCGCGCGCATGGCTTGACCGATGCGTTCGATCTGTTGTTCCTGACGAAAGACATTCAACCAATGATCAAGGTCTTCGCCCAGATAGATTTTCTTATGGGTCTGGTTATCGGCGGAGGCGACTGATTTCTGTTCGAGTGGTTGGGGCGCCGATTCGATTTCTAGGGTGCCGTCTTCCTGGACCGAGACGCTGGTGTCTTTCCCGTCGGTGGTGAGCGTGACGAGACCACGATCGGTTTTGATTTGAATCACGACCGTTGCCAGTAACGCGGCTGCAGCGAACCATCCCAGAGGTCCGAACCAAGAGGGCATCCGATTGCTGGGATTGTTCGGTGGCGGTGAAGCCGGTTGTGTGGCCGGATGAAATGTGGGGGTGACCGCAACGTCCGGTACCGGCGTCGATTCCGCACGCCGCAGCAACGCCTTCAAATCCGCGTCGACCGACCATGATGCCAATCGTTCGGCCACCTCGGGTGCATTCGGTCGTTGATCCGGTTGGCGATGCATCATATGCCTGACACAGCGTTCCAGTTCGGCGTCGACCGTCGGATCGAAATCGCTTAGTGGCGGAGGTTTAGATCGTCCTGATTCCCCCGTGATCGCCAGCACTCGGGCAGCCAGTCCGGCGTCACCCGAGTGCGGCCAGCGACCCGCGATCAAACGATACAGGGTTGCACCCAGCGAATAGATGTCCGAAGCCGATTGTACATTTCGACTGTCCAGCAATTGTTCCGGCGACATCGCAGGCAAAGTTCCCATCAGATGTCCGACCGTCGTCAGGCGATCATCGGCGGCAAGCGGATCATCGCCGGCAAGCACCAACCCCAGGTCCAAAAGTTTGACGGTCCCGCCGTTGGTCAGCATCAAGTTCGACGGCTTGATATCGCGATGGATCAGATCGTGGTTGTGAACGTGGGCCAGGGCGAGGGCGGTTTGACGTGCGATCTCGCAAGCATCCGCGATGGGGATCTTTCCCAGTCGGTGGGCCACGCGGCCGACATCCATTCCCTGCAAATATTCCATGACCAGATAGTGCCAACCGGAATCCGTGCCCGCATCGGTCGCACGAACGATGCCGGGGTGTTCCAGCGCGGCGACCGTGGTCATTTCACGATCGAATCGATCCAGCCAGCTCGGCTCGGTAACACGATGTGGCGGCAGGAACTTGATCGCGCAACGTCGTTTCAAACGGTTGTGGCGTGCCAGACACACCATCCCCATGCCACCTTGGCCCAGGTGTTCAAGGATTTCATACGGTCCGATATGTTCCATTGGAACTTCCATCGGACGCTGGACGTTGATCGACACCAATCGTGCGATGGCGAATTGGCAGGCGGATTCACCAAAGATGGAATCTTCTTCGGAATCCAGGTTGGTCAGGCCATTGGTTTTCGAAACCAAACCCGGCAATTGTGATTGACAGTTTTCACATTGATCGACGTGCTGTACCGCAGATTCAAATTCGTCTTGAGAACAGTTTCCATCGACCAAGCGATTCAGGACGTCCACGGATGGGCAATCGGTTCGGGTGGCGATCATGGCAGGCTTTCGGTGCGAGAGGGCGATCGGACAACCACGCAACGCTGGTTTGATGCAGGATTGGACACCCTCAGCAAGAAAATTCTTCCAATTCTTTTCGCAGCCGCTGCAGCACACGGGCGCGAGCTTTGTAAACGGTCCAGCGACTGACGCACATTTCTTTCGCCACGATCGCCGGGTCACAACCTTCCACAGCGGTACGCAAAAACATTTGCCAAGTCTTGGGATCGGTCGAGTGCCGGAGGACTTGCAGCAAGCGTTTTTGGATCGACTGGATATCGTCGGCTAGTTCGCTGGGCGGATGGGCATCGTCTTGCTCGGACCATCGCAGGTCTGCATCGTCCAACGAGATCGGTGAACGTTGATCGGCGCGTTGTCGATCCCGAAGCTTGTTGCGTGCGATCGTCCATAGCCAACCACGAAACGTGGCACCGGATCGGTCCAGATCGAATTTGGGAAGAGCCTTGGCGACCGACAGAAACGTGTCTTGCATCACGTCGGCCGCATCCGCCGATTGGACCCCGCAGCGTCGAATCCAGCGATAGACGATCGGGCCATACACCTGGA is from Crateriforma conspicua and encodes:
- a CDS encoding serine/threonine protein kinase — translated: MIATRTDCPSVDVLNRLVDGNCSQDEFESAVQHVDQCENCQSQLPGLVSKTNGLTNLDSEEDSIFGESACQFAIARLVSINVQRPMEVPMEHIGPYEILEHLGQGGMGMVCLARHNRLKRRCAIKFLPPHRVTEPSWLDRFDREMTTVAALEHPGIVRATDAGTDSGWHYLVMEYLQGMDVGRVAHRLGKIPIADACEIARQTALALAHVHNHDLIHRDIKPSNLMLTNGGTVKLLDLGLVLAGDDPLAADDRLTTVGHLMGTLPAMSPEQLLDSRNVQSASDIYSLGATLYRLIAGRWPHSGDAGLAARVLAITGESGRSKPPPLSDFDPTVDAELERCVRHMMHRQPDQRPNAPEVAERLASWSVDADLKALLRRAESTPVPDVAVTPTFHPATQPASPPPNNPSNRMPSWFGPLGWFAAAALLATVVIQIKTDRGLVTLTTDGKDTSVSVQEDGTLEIESAPQPLEQKSVASADNQTHKKIYLGEDLDHWLNVFRQEQQIERIGQAMRAVELLSRDTPKRAEAARVTLQMANEHGSLLIEDNPDQTGNVNLIGGLPSPSSRFMGYLTQTFPHYLPSPGLAALEESLAEGDEKAKIAAILLLKHFVTGVYVNTRYPERQDSAAAYLSQLGETDQGRPQVEGLLRVLGEASNDLQPIASQSNRQSRVSYTTIDQAYDARHHAWETAVQITGQAGPHIEPPTWIADYVIERSGESIAEFQRRKLDPKTNTTRWSYENPFGFGGFGGGGGGMQTQTSLTAPDWLMPRELFAAAVELQREGRLEMPTDFMAETLTHPSFSWYSSDGLSLQDVAKAMKEIDDNAYARIAYHLDRLFREVDHRYQDSNNAEYVRTLTFLQPRLEEGLAEIYTAHVDQPKSAQQRLEDLMLAIPELQSFGQNTNPDLSIFESMVRALDGRAD
- a CDS encoding RNA polymerase sigma factor, encoding MNRDIVDEPSTHPSLLDRARLGDDEGWHTLVQVYGPIVYRWIRRCGVQSADAADVMQDTFLSVAKALPKFDLDRSGATFRGWLWTIARNKLRDRQRADQRSPISLDDADLRWSEQDDAHPPSELADDIQSIQKRLLQVLRHSTDPKTWQMFLRTAVEGCDPAIVAKEMCVSRWTVYKARARVLQRLRKELEEFSC